From Mesomycoplasma dispar, a single genomic window includes:
- the glyA gene encoding serine hydroxymethyltransferase — protein sequence MYRRVKLNDKEITNLINLESKRQNQQIELIASENYASQDVLIANGTSPNNKYGEGYPGKRYYGGCQFIDQIEQIAIERAKKLFGTKFANVQPYSGSSANAAVFGALLKPGDKILGLDLKSGGHLTHGYKVNFSGMFYSGLSYSLNENELLDYDEIEKIAIKTKPNLIICGYSAYSGTIDFARFREIADKVGAFLLADIAHIAGLIAAKVHSSPVGFAHIITATTQKTLRGPRGGLILTDDEEIAAKIDKVVFPGLQGGPLFNTIAAKAVAFNEALQPWFVEYSAQIVKNAKHFANEFAKKGVRIISNGTENHLFVIDVFSSYNLNGKQAQILLESVNIITNKNTIPNDSLSPFVTSGLRFGTPAMTSRGFKENEFSQIVEIIDFVLKKKELTSLEIKEIKAKVGKLAQDFPIKRSYWI from the coding sequence ATGTATAGAAGAGTCAAACTGAATGATAAAGAAATTACCAATTTAATCAATTTAGAATCTAAAAGACAAAATCAGCAAATCGAACTAATCGCAAGTGAAAATTATGCTTCTCAAGACGTTCTAATTGCGAATGGCACAAGTCCAAATAATAAATATGGAGAAGGATATCCAGGAAAACGTTATTATGGCGGATGTCAATTTATTGATCAAATTGAGCAAATTGCAATTGAGAGAGCGAAAAAACTTTTTGGTACTAAGTTTGCAAATGTGCAACCTTATTCAGGATCAAGCGCAAATGCCGCTGTTTTTGGTGCGCTTTTAAAACCAGGTGATAAAATTCTTGGACTTGATTTAAAATCGGGCGGACATTTAACTCACGGTTATAAAGTTAATTTTTCAGGCATGTTTTATTCAGGGCTTAGTTATTCTTTAAACGAAAACGAACTTCTTGATTATGATGAAATTGAAAAAATAGCTATAAAAACAAAGCCTAATTTAATTATTTGCGGTTATTCAGCTTATTCAGGCACGATTGATTTTGCCCGTTTTCGTGAAATTGCTGATAAAGTTGGTGCTTTTTTACTTGCCGATATTGCCCATATTGCTGGTCTGATCGCCGCAAAAGTTCATTCTTCACCAGTCGGATTTGCCCATATAATAACAGCGACAACGCAAAAAACTTTGCGGGGTCCAAGAGGCGGGCTGATTTTAACAGATGATGAAGAAATTGCTGCCAAAATTGATAAAGTGGTTTTTCCTGGGCTTCAAGGAGGTCCGCTTTTTAATACAATTGCTGCCAAAGCTGTTGCTTTTAATGAAGCTTTACAACCTTGATTTGTTGAATATTCTGCACAAATTGTAAAAAATGCCAAGCATTTTGCTAATGAATTTGCAAAAAAAGGTGTTAGAATTATATCAAACGGAACAGAAAACCACCTTTTTGTTATTGATGTTTTTAGTTCCTATAATTTAAACGGTAAACAGGCGCAAATTTTATTAGAATCAGTTAATATTATTACAAATAAAAACACAATCCCTAACGATTCACTCAGCCCTTTCGTGACATCAGGACTTCGTTTTGGCACTCCAGCAATGACTTCGCGCGGATTTAAGGAAAACGAATTTAGCCAAATAGTAGAAATAATTGATTTTGTGCTTAAAAAAAAGGAATTAACTTCTTTAGAAATTAAGGAAATTAAAGCAAAAGTGGGAAAATTAGCACAAGATTTTCCAATTAAAAGAAGTTATTGAATTTAG
- the secDF gene encoding protein translocase subunit SecDF, translating into MKFRTFFAKLFSLNSWKRFFLAFLTFSLLGSGIFLVSNYYISRNINRSIEYGGGAEVLVQVKTLDGKIPSAKVVNEADAAIFQRLTGGANLNGTSVFTEGEGRIRISRNKISNNRELENFIQEIVNKPVLTITDTNTNPLFFDGKFDKNLTLKNGDETNWVVPFAPGSAVSQPNPQNPASNQVLIELKDNKAQLEWSKATEYISKLGRGRNRILIWSNIAELKKMAKEKFPKEWAKANENIYNFVHVGERTTPQFLPGNKILRPELKKFQFDAKRYLISDATVTQALNGKSFVITGRFSPQEAKQLALDINYGTADYKLDFLSASFVSKTKSDSAFIAGWVAIGLAIAIISLFLIVNYGLLGALATISLALYVFLTLLFFTIVRGEYSPITISALVVGIGMNIDANVISFELFKSRIYNGSSVMKANYQANRSSFNAILDSNITTLIAALVLFFFGTKNVKSFSITLIFSIIFTLIVTIGFTKFFTNFVLKTNFFQNNKKLWLLGIKNYYLKKYERGYNSIYSRIDYEKIYKYSRWLPLVLFLGSIIVFAIFAGIYKSVGAGFNLAIDFSGGTNLLIESSNSSYDLITKEKAEKIIGFLNSQDINKSNSTILLNPLNENGTIFNIEVKTKLDLSAKLASLNSTIQNNFSNIRMTNYSISNEEAQKLIFNAILSVGIALIFVTIFTLIRFKWTFSLAIIFSLLFNVLMVICAIIITRIQISQNLVVAILTLIGYTVNDTIVVFDRVKARFNEINHSDIYKLDKIKEISTSAIKETAKRSVYTSLTTILTIAVLMIFYQSIDIIFSLTMLIGIIIGTYSSLFIATRIWVKLEWYRNRKKEKRINSKYWNVQKIYEQTFANINDYEK; encoded by the coding sequence ATGAAATTTCGTACTTTTTTTGCAAAGTTGTTTTCGCTCAATAGTTGAAAACGTTTTTTTCTTGCTTTTTTGACTTTTTCGCTTCTTGGAAGTGGTATTTTTTTAGTTTCAAATTATTATATTTCTAGAAATATTAACCGTTCAATTGAATACGGTGGTGGCGCTGAAGTTTTAGTTCAAGTTAAAACTTTAGACGGAAAAATTCCGTCAGCAAAAGTTGTAAACGAAGCTGATGCAGCGATTTTTCAACGTTTAACTGGTGGCGCTAACCTAAACGGAACAAGTGTTTTTACCGAAGGTGAAGGTAGAATTAGAATTTCACGAAATAAAATTTCAAACAACCGTGAATTAGAAAATTTTATTCAAGAAATTGTTAACAAACCAGTTTTAACTATTACTGACACAAATACAAATCCGCTTTTTTTCGACGGAAAATTTGATAAAAATCTCACTTTAAAAAATGGCGATGAGACAAATTGAGTTGTTCCTTTTGCCCCAGGTTCTGCAGTTTCGCAACCGAATCCGCAAAATCCTGCAAGTAATCAAGTATTAATTGAATTAAAAGATAACAAAGCGCAACTTGAGTGATCAAAAGCAACTGAATATATTTCAAAATTAGGTCGCGGTAGAAACCGAATTTTAATTTGGTCAAATATTGCCGAACTAAAAAAGATGGCAAAGGAAAAATTTCCAAAAGAATGAGCAAAAGCTAATGAAAATATTTACAATTTTGTTCATGTTGGTGAAAGAACTACTCCTCAATTTTTGCCAGGAAATAAAATTTTGCGACCTGAACTTAAAAAATTTCAATTTGATGCTAAAAGGTATTTAATTTCTGATGCTACCGTCACCCAAGCGCTAAACGGAAAATCATTCGTGATTACAGGAAGATTTAGTCCACAAGAAGCAAAACAATTAGCACTTGATATTAATTACGGAACCGCTGATTATAAATTAGATTTTCTATCAGCATCTTTTGTTAGTAAAACAAAATCAGATTCAGCATTTATCGCTGGATGAGTCGCAATTGGCCTTGCAATTGCGATAATTTCTTTATTCTTAATCGTAAATTACGGACTTTTGGGTGCGCTGGCTACAATTTCACTTGCATTATATGTGTTTTTAACGCTTCTTTTTTTTACAATCGTTCGTGGAGAATATTCGCCAATCACGATTTCAGCTCTTGTTGTTGGAATTGGGATGAACATTGATGCAAACGTCATTAGTTTTGAGCTATTCAAGTCGCGAATTTATAACGGAAGCAGCGTCATGAAAGCAAATTATCAAGCTAATCGTTCTTCCTTTAACGCGATTTTAGACTCGAATATTACAACTTTAATTGCTGCGCTTGTTTTGTTCTTCTTTGGAACAAAAAACGTTAAAAGTTTTTCAATTACACTTATTTTTTCTATCATTTTCACATTAATTGTCACGATTGGTTTTACAAAATTTTTTACAAACTTTGTCTTAAAAACTAATTTCTTTCAAAATAATAAAAAACTTTGACTCTTAGGTATTAAAAATTACTATTTAAAAAAATACGAACGTGGTTACAATTCTATTTATTCGCGAATCGACTATGAAAAAATTTATAAATACTCAAGATGACTGCCGCTTGTTTTATTTTTAGGTTCGATAATTGTTTTTGCAATTTTTGCGGGAATTTACAAATCAGTTGGGGCTGGATTTAATTTAGCAATCGATTTTAGTGGCGGGACTAACTTGCTAATCGAAAGTTCGAATTCAAGTTATGATTTAATTACAAAAGAAAAAGCTGAAAAAATCATAGGTTTCTTAAACTCACAAGATATAAATAAATCAAATTCAACAATTTTACTAAATCCTTTAAATGAAAATGGAACTATTTTTAACATTGAAGTTAAAACAAAACTAGATTTATCAGCAAAACTTGCTTCACTAAATTCAACAATACAAAATAATTTTTCAAATATTCGAATGACAAATTATTCAATTTCCAACGAAGAAGCACAGAAATTAATTTTCAACGCGATTCTTTCTGTTGGAATTGCCCTTATTTTTGTAACTATTTTTACATTAATACGCTTTAAATGAACTTTTTCGCTTGCAATTATTTTTTCACTTCTTTTCAATGTTTTGATGGTTATTTGTGCAATCATTATCACCCGAATCCAGATATCACAAAATTTAGTCGTGGCAATTCTCACTTTAATTGGTTATACCGTAAATGATACAATTGTTGTTTTTGATCGGGTAAAAGCAAGATTTAACGAAATTAACCATAGCGACATTTATAAACTTGATAAAATTAAAGAAATTTCAACAAGCGCAATTAAAGAAACAGCAAAAAGATCTGTTTATACGTCATTAACAACAATTTTAACAATCGCAGTTTTAATGATTTTCTATCAATCAATCGATATTATTTTTAGTTTGACAATGCTAATCGGAATTATAATCGGAACTTATTCTTCTTTATTTATTGCAACACGAATTTGAGTTAAACTTGAATGATATCGTAATCGTAAAAAAGAAAAAAGAATTAATAGCAAATATTGAAATGTGCAAAAAATTTATGAGCAAACTTTTGCAAATATTAACGATTATGAAAAATAA
- the hisS gene encoding histidine--tRNA ligase: MERKLNLCPKGTYDLFEENGRIFLNVRKVFFELAEKFNFSYIETPIFEYATIFQTTNEISDIVTKELYKFNDKSNRQLALRPEGTAPIMRAVSQHKLHQNEKKLFYFGPMFRYENPQKGRFRQFYQAGFEIINYKNNSLEFQILEIIILIREILKNLGINNYELKINFLSNSETRAKYTKNLSEYFQKFTDKLEVISRSRIKNNPLRILDDKIESEKDFVKLAPKINTFWSDEDQNKFYLIISTLDKFKIPYTIDYNLVRGLDYYDDFVFEFIDISKTLGAKLTLVGGGCYNNLPLKFGLDNFKSIGMAFGIERLIEIIKSNSRLITKNLDFFLIGFNHSEILKNFELANLLRKENFKVDLNKVPLSINKGFQKAKKSTAKFAFFFEKNQNENYISLKNLQTGKNSEILLTKIDFEDLKKIINGEKNV, from the coding sequence ATGGAAAGAAAATTGAACTTATGCCCAAAAGGAACTTATGATCTTTTTGAAGAAAACGGCAGAATTTTCCTTAATGTTCGCAAAGTTTTTTTTGAATTAGCCGAAAAATTTAATTTTTCTTATATTGAAACGCCAATTTTCGAATATGCTACTATTTTTCAAACAACTAACGAAATTTCCGACATTGTTACAAAAGAATTATACAAATTCAACGACAAATCTAACCGCCAATTAGCATTAAGACCAGAGGGAACAGCGCCAATTATGCGTGCCGTTTCGCAGCATAAATTACACCAAAATGAAAAAAAACTTTTCTATTTTGGTCCGATGTTTCGTTATGAAAATCCACAAAAAGGCCGTTTTCGCCAATTTTACCAAGCAGGTTTTGAAATTATCAATTATAAAAACAACTCACTTGAATTTCAAATTCTTGAAATTATCATTCTAATTAGGGAAATTCTTAAAAATCTTGGGATAAATAACTACGAACTCAAAATCAATTTTCTTTCTAATTCGGAAACAAGAGCAAAATATACAAAAAATTTAAGTGAATATTTCCAAAAATTTACTGACAAACTTGAAGTAATTTCTAGGTCTAGAATTAAAAACAATCCGTTACGAATTCTTGATGACAAAATCGAATCAGAAAAAGACTTTGTTAAATTAGCGCCTAAAATAAACACTTTTTGATCAGATGAAGATCAAAATAAATTTTATTTAATAATTTCAACCCTTGACAAATTTAAAATTCCCTATACAATCGACTACAATTTGGTACGCGGACTTGATTATTATGATGATTTTGTCTTTGAATTTATTGATATTTCAAAAACTTTAGGAGCAAAATTAACTCTTGTCGGTGGTGGTTGTTATAACAATCTTCCTTTAAAATTTGGTCTTGATAATTTTAAAAGCATCGGTATGGCTTTCGGAATTGAGCGCTTAATCGAAATTATCAAGTCCAATTCAAGATTAATTACAAAAAATCTTGACTTTTTTTTAATAGGGTTTAATCACAGCGAAATCCTTAAGAATTTTGAACTAGCGAACTTATTGCGAAAAGAAAATTTCAAAGTTGATCTAAATAAAGTTCCACTTTCAATTAACAAAGGTTTTCAAAAGGCAAAAAAATCAACTGCTAAATTTGCTTTTTTCTTCGAAAAAAACCAAAATGAAAATTATATTTCCCTTAAAAATTTGCAAACTGGAAAAAACAGCGAAATTTTACTTACAAAAATTGACTTTGAAGATCTAAAAAAAATCATAAATGGAGAAAAAAATGTATAA
- the aspS gene encoding aspartate--tRNA ligase: MYNSRTLSKSEIGKTVSIQGWVQNIRKIKGKTFVVIRDYYGIFQVVIDENSKTDKFSKESVVKVQGILALRISPNHKIHNGDLEIIVKNLETISFAQQIPFEINNELFVNEDLRLQFRYLDLRRETMKENLIFRYKIFHHIRCFLYENNFIEIETPILSKSTPEGARSFLVPTRQKGKFFALPQSPQIYKQLLMVSGFEKYFQFARVFRDEDLRRDRQFEFSQLDLEFGFGNFDLISQQIENLIRNLWAKTFPDLTIDFPKLDYWEVIKQYGTDKPDLRFANKLFDLDFLDNSSPLFQGKTRGIFLEKVLITKADYRIFVEKIQQNKANKLLYTHIFDSKISYSSFKVEQNPLMKSKIENWLLENNYQNGTLFLISDEYQNCSQALGALRTLLATKYNLINTNEFRFAWIINWPLFELDAESKLTSAHHPFTAPTDESKHFLDNEPLKTQAQAYDLVLNGFELGSGSIRIHNSELQSKIFQILGLKQEQINLEFGALLRAFNYGVPPHGGFAFGLDRLIMILKNTESIRDVIAFPVNSKGLDLLLDSPTEISPKILSEFDLQMVEKNEN; encoded by the coding sequence ATGTATAATTCCAGAACTTTATCAAAATCAGAAATCGGTAAAACTGTTTCAATCCAAGGTTGAGTGCAAAATATTAGGAAAATTAAAGGTAAAACTTTTGTTGTAATCCGCGACTATTACGGAATTTTTCAAGTTGTCATCGATGAAAATTCAAAAACAGACAAGTTTTCCAAAGAATCTGTTGTTAAAGTTCAAGGTATTCTTGCTTTACGAATAAGTCCAAATCACAAAATCCATAACGGCGATCTTGAAATAATAGTTAAAAATTTAGAAACTATTTCTTTTGCCCAGCAAATTCCTTTTGAAATTAATAACGAACTTTTTGTAAACGAAGATTTAAGACTTCAGTTTCGCTATTTGGATTTGCGACGCGAAACGATGAAAGAAAATTTAATTTTTCGCTACAAAATTTTCCACCACATCCGTTGCTTTTTATATGAAAATAATTTCATTGAAATTGAAACACCAATTTTGTCAAAGTCAACCCCAGAAGGTGCAAGGTCATTTTTAGTGCCAACTCGTCAAAAAGGGAAATTTTTTGCCTTGCCACAATCACCACAAATTTATAAGCAACTTTTAATGGTTTCAGGTTTTGAAAAATACTTTCAATTTGCACGTGTTTTCCGTGATGAAGATTTACGAAGAGATCGACAATTCGAATTTTCACAACTTGACCTAGAATTTGGTTTTGGCAATTTTGATCTAATTTCGCAACAAATCGAAAATTTAATAAGAAATTTATGAGCAAAAACCTTCCCTGATTTAACTATTGATTTCCCAAAACTTGACTATTGAGAAGTAATTAAACAATACGGAACTGACAAACCTGATCTTCGTTTTGCAAACAAACTATTTGATTTAGATTTCCTAGATAATTCTAGCCCACTTTTCCAAGGGAAAACTCGTGGAATTTTCCTTGAAAAAGTCCTAATTACAAAAGCTGATTACCGAATTTTTGTTGAAAAAATTCAACAAAACAAAGCGAATAAACTTTTATATACACACATTTTTGATAGTAAAATTTCCTATTCATCTTTTAAAGTAGAACAAAATCCTTTAATGAAAAGCAAAATTGAAAACTGACTTTTAGAAAATAATTACCAAAACGGAACGCTTTTTCTAATTTCCGATGAATACCAAAATTGTTCACAAGCACTTGGAGCACTCAGAACTTTACTAGCAACCAAATACAATTTAATTAACACGAATGAATTTAGGTTTGCCTGAATTATTAACTGGCCACTTTTTGAATTAGACGCTGAATCAAAGCTTACATCAGCACATCATCCTTTCACCGCACCAACAGATGAAAGCAAACATTTTTTAGACAATGAACCTCTAAAAACACAAGCACAAGCTTATGACTTAGTTCTTAACGGTTTTGAACTAGGATCAGGTTCGATTAGAATCCACAACTCAGAATTACAAAGCAAAATCTTTCAAATTCTAGGATTAAAGCAAGAGCAAATTAACCTTGAATTTGGTGCGCTTTTGCGCGCTTTTAATTACGGAGTTCCCCCTCATGGCGGCTTTGCTTTTGGACTTGACCGTTTAATAATGATTCTAAAAAACACTGAATCAATTCGTGATGTAATTGCTTTTCCTGTCAATTCTAAAGGTTTGGATTTATTACTTGATTCGCCAACAGAAATTAGTCCTAAAATCCTTTCGGAATTCGATTTGCAAATGGTTGAAAAAAACGAAAATTAA
- the rpsD gene encoding 30S ribosomal protein S4 produces the protein MSRYTGSVFKKSRRLGFSILETGKEFAKGKQRRYAPGIHGQRRAKLSDYGVHLREKQKVRFMYGLTEKQFRNTYRKAVKKTGIAGTLFLQALESRLDNSVYRAGFAETRRQARQLVNHGHFLVNNKKVNIPSFQLKQGDTFELTTRKEGKIRKNQQILTALETKTPAPWLEVDKNNFKVVFNRLPERSELNQEIKESLIVEFYSK, from the coding sequence ATGTCACGTTATACAGGTTCTGTTTTCAAAAAATCACGTCGTCTTGGTTTTTCTATTCTCGAAACTGGAAAAGAATTTGCCAAAGGTAAACAAAGAAGATACGCTCCAGGAATACACGGTCAAAGACGGGCAAAACTTTCTGACTATGGAGTTCACCTTCGTGAAAAACAAAAAGTTCGTTTTATGTACGGACTTACTGAAAAACAGTTTCGTAATACTTACCGAAAAGCAGTTAAAAAAACTGGAATTGCTGGAACTTTATTTTTACAAGCACTAGAATCACGTCTTGATAATTCAGTTTACCGTGCCGGTTTTGCCGAAACTCGCCGCCAAGCACGCCAATTAGTAAACCACGGTCATTTTTTGGTTAACAACAAAAAAGTAAATATCCCTTCATTTCAATTAAAACAAGGTGATACTTTCGAACTCACAACTCGAAAAGAAGGAAAAATACGTAAAAATCAGCAAATTTTGACTGCTCTTGAAACAAAAACTCCCGCACCTTGACTTGAAGTTGATAAAAATAATTTCAAAGTTGTCTTCAATCGGCTACCTGAACGTTCTGAATTGAATCAAGAAATTAAAGAATCCTTAATCGTTGAGTTTTATAGTAAATAA
- the rpiB gene encoding ribose 5-phosphate isomerase B, with translation MAKKFAIASDHAGFERKQEIISYLKNRGFEVVDLGPNSQESVSYAVYGKKLANFLLENQDQIGIGICGTGLGMSYALNRFKNIRAARVTSENDAYLAKLHNNANALALSARFNSKDESISFINKFLETEYEGGRHQERIDELDK, from the coding sequence ATGGCTAAAAAATTTGCAATCGCATCAGACCATGCTGGTTTCGAAAGAAAACAAGAAATTATTAGTTATTTAAAAAACCGTGGTTTTGAAGTTGTTGATCTCGGACCAAATAGTCAAGAATCAGTTTCATATGCTGTTTATGGTAAAAAATTAGCAAATTTTTTACTTGAAAATCAAGATCAAATTGGAATAGGAATATGCGGAACTGGGCTTGGAATGTCTTATGCGTTAAATCGCTTTAAAAACATCCGCGCAGCAAGAGTTACAAGCGAAAACGATGCTTATCTCGCAAAATTACACAATAATGCAAATGCTCTTGCGCTTTCAGCTCGCTTTAATTCAAAAGATGAATCAATTTCTTTTATTAATAAGTTTTTAGAAACCGAATACGAGGGTGGGCGTCACCAAGAAAGAATCGACGAACTTGATAAATAA
- the mutM gene encoding DNA-formamidopyrimidine glycosylase, producing MPELPEVVTVVNALKSKIIGKKIADVLARDSNFIKEMSFSQFREALINSTIIDIQNRAKHILIFLDNQKVLLSHLRMNGKYFTYKFAQWKKYDYISFVFSDKTVLNYNDSRKFGTFMIRDRENLFKTKPLIDLAPEPFSINIDDFYQKIKKSTRSIKAILLDQKIISGLGNIYADEVCFAVKIFPGTKASLITKDQASLIIEYSKKILQKSIELGGSSISSYTSLNAKKGEFQNFLKVHTKKDFPCFNCKTKILKTVVAGRGTYYCPVCQNQNN from the coding sequence ATGCCAGAATTGCCAGAAGTTGTAACCGTCGTAAATGCTTTAAAAAGTAAAATAATTGGCAAAAAAATTGCTGATGTTTTAGCTCGTGATTCTAATTTTATAAAGGAAATGAGTTTTTCTCAATTTCGTGAAGCACTAATAAATTCGACCATCATCGACATCCAAAACCGAGCCAAGCATATATTAATTTTTCTTGATAATCAAAAAGTTTTGCTTTCCCATTTGCGAATGAATGGAAAATATTTTACATACAAATTCGCACAATGGAAGAAATATGACTATATTTCCTTTGTTTTTTCCGATAAAACTGTTCTAAATTACAATGACAGCCGTAAATTTGGAACATTTATGATTCGCGATCGCGAAAATTTGTTTAAAACTAAACCGCTAATCGATTTAGCCCCTGAACCTTTTTCCATTAATATCGATGATTTTTACCAAAAAATCAAAAAATCAACTCGCTCAATCAAAGCAATTTTGCTAGATCAAAAAATAATTAGTGGACTAGGCAACATTTACGCTGATGAAGTTTGTTTTGCTGTAAAAATTTTTCCTGGAACAAAAGCAAGTTTAATCACCAAAGATCAGGCATCTTTAATTATTGAATATAGTAAAAAAATTTTACAAAAATCAATCGAACTAGGTGGTTCTAGCATAAGTTCTTACACATCTTTGAACGCAAAAAAGGGTGAATTTCAAAATTTTTTAAAGGTACACACAAAAAAGGATTTTCCTTGTTTTAATTGTAAAACTAAAATTTTAAAAACAGTTGTTGCTGGAAGGGGAACTTATTATTGCCCTGTTTGTCAAAACCAAAATAATTAA
- a CDS encoding beta/alpha barrel domain-containing protein has translation MEYSQSICALNIFKVIKILTKLHANGLKYCHIDFVDQIYAPNFGANYQIADYLIKLFLNIEFDAHLMCKNSLEKVGKLVEIGFKTIFLPAEQISKADFEKLNQLYSNINFGLMIQAEQKIKDFSEIISRSNVVLLMTINKIGGVGEPLNQQLFSKISQIHSINKKIKIYTDGGLRKENWNEFEKWKVDIAIGGSIIFAYANFSEFSKLWGNQKNALN, from the coding sequence ATGGAATACTCACAAAGCATTTGCGCTCTTAACATTTTTAAGGTAATTAAAATTTTGACAAAATTGCACGCTAACGGCTTAAAATATTGTCACATTGATTTTGTTGATCAAATTTATGCACCGAATTTTGGAGCAAATTATCAAATTGCGGATTATTTAATAAAATTATTTCTTAATATTGAATTCGATGCGCACTTGATGTGTAAAAATTCACTTGAAAAAGTTGGGAAATTAGTTGAAATAGGTTTTAAAACAATTTTTTTACCTGCTGAGCAAATTTCAAAAGCTGATTTTGAAAAGTTAAATCAGCTTTATTCAAATATAAATTTTGGTTTGATGATTCAAGCAGAACAAAAAATTAAAGACTTTAGCGAAATAATTTCTCGTTCAAACGTTGTTTTGTTAATGACAATAAATAAAATTGGCGGGGTTGGCGAGCCATTAAATCAGCAACTTTTTTCAAAAATCAGTCAAATTCACTCAATAAATAAAAAAATTAAAATTTATACTGACGGTGGGTTGCGTAAGGAAAACTGGAATGAATTTGAAAAATGAAAAGTTGATATTGCAATCGGTGGCAGCATAATTTTTGCATATGCAAACTTTTCTGAATTTTCTAAACTTTGAGGAAATCAAAAAAATGCCCTTAATTAA
- a CDS encoding PTS sugar transporter subunit IIA translates to MQLFNEKMTKFSKIENWTEAVHEGVRILVENKKATYDLEKAIMEQTAKFGAYYVLEEGVALLHAPVGDYCLEVGTSILILDKMIVFNNQNDKKAKIIITLSAPNSSDHIALIQEFGVFFGNSDFKKEIYASRSIKKFYEIINKYRGIKNEN, encoded by the coding sequence ATGCAACTTTTTAATGAAAAAATGACTAAATTTTCCAAAATTGAAAACTGAACTGAAGCAGTTCATGAGGGCGTAAGGATCTTGGTTGAAAATAAAAAAGCAACTTATGATCTTGAAAAAGCAATCATGGAACAAACTGCAAAATTCGGCGCTTATTATGTGCTTGAAGAAGGTGTTGCACTTTTGCATGCACCAGTTGGTGATTATTGTCTAGAAGTTGGAACTTCGATTTTAATTTTAGATAAAATGATTGTTTTTAACAACCAAAATGATAAAAAAGCAAAAATTATTATTACTTTGAGTGCGCCAAATTCTAGCGATCATATTGCTCTAATCCAAGAATTTGGTGTTTTTTTTGGTAATTCTGATTTCAAAAAAGAAATTTATGCTTCTAGATCAATTAAAAAATTTTATGAAATCATTAATAAATATCGAGGTATAAAAAATGAAAATTAA
- a CDS encoding PTS sugar transporter subunit IIB, protein MKIKCVCGSGLGSSLLLEMNVKFVLDKLKVNYDSVEHTNISSFNSREVDLVVIGADVAPSLDFDKDKMVILTNILSKDELETKLKQVLKIN, encoded by the coding sequence ATGAAAATTAAGTGCGTCTGTGGTTCAGGATTAGGTTCATCCTTGTTATTAGAAATGAATGTCAAATTTGTACTTGATAAACTAAAAGTAAATTATGACTCAGTTGAGCATACTAATATTTCCAGTTTTAATTCTCGTGAAGTTGATTTAGTTGTTATCGGCGCTGATGTTGCCCCAAGTTTAGATTTTGACAAAGATAAAATGGTAATTTTAACTAACATTTTATCAAAAGATGAACTTGAGACTAAATTAAAACAAGTTTTAAAAATTAACTAA